In a single window of the Ochotona princeps isolate mOchPri1 unplaced genomic scaffold, mOchPri1.hap1 HAP1_SCAFFOLD_2828, whole genome shotgun sequence genome:
- the LOC131479268 gene encoding CXXC motif containing zinc binding protein-like — MVVILLKMKATLENVKSIEIPPDHTWVLDVKHPAGEEVRERVTLSAAEVQSIPNSRGSANFLVRWEGSKQVSTINIQQLKNVTRLMYDANDRGKFVPIVAFECRGVEPIQWYPATGYTVKSAKATFTDVDLSEDWADYDQEANEPVGIYEVEYEFQTYK, encoded by the exons ATGGTGGTCATCCTTCTGAAAATGAAAGCCACTTTGGAGAACGTCAAAAGCATCGAAATCCCACCGGATCACACGTGGGTTCTTGACG TGAAGCACCCGGCGGGAGAGGAGGTACGGGAGAGGGTTACACTGTCAGCGGCGGAGGTTCAGAGCATTCCGAATAGCAGAGG TTCCGCAAATTTCCTCGTGCGCTGGGAGGGCAGCAAGCAAGTATCTACAATCAATATCCAGCAG TTGAAGAATGTTACGCGCTTGATGTACGACGCAAATGACAGGGGCAAATTTGTTCCCATTGTCGCTTTCGAATGCAGAGG TGTAGAGCCCATCCAGTGGTACCCGGCCACGGGTTACACCGTGAAAAGCGCTAAGGCCACGTTCACAGATGTCGATCTTTCAGAAGATTGGGCTGACTACGATCAG GAAGCTAACGAACCCGTGGGTATCTATGAGGTGGAGTACGAGTTTCAAACTTACAAGTAG